The genomic stretch GCGAAGCTTCAGGCAACAAAGTTGATATCGTGGGTGTAGGGATACATCCATCAATCGGTCTCAGGAAAGGCGTTGTTGTTAATATTGAAAGTACAGTCAGATCAATTACCAAGGCTGTTGAAGAAGCTGAGATGATGGCTGGTTGTGAGATTACAACTGTATATGTCGGTATTGCTGGTAGTCATATTAAGGGTTTCAACAGTCATGGGCTTATAGCAATTCAGCACGATGAAATTTGCCGGAATGATATTGAAAGGGTGGTTGAGGCAGCCAGAGCTGTTCCAATACCACCCGATCAGAAAATTATCCATGTGCTGCCTCAGAATTTTACTGTCGATGACCACACTGGAATTCAAGACCCCAATGGCATGACCGGGGTCAGGTTGGAAGCAAATGTCCATATTGTGACTGGATCAGCAACGGCCATTCATAACATAGTAAAGTGCTGCAATCGGGCAGGCTTGGAAGTTGCCAGCGTAGTTTTGGAGCCCCTTGCTTCAGCTACTGCAGTTTTAACCAACGAGGAGATGGAGCTAGGTGTTGGGCTTCTTGATATCGGCGGTGGAACATCTGATCTGGCGATCTTTTCAGAGGGCGCCATTAAACATACCTATGTTCTGGGGCTGGGCGGTCAAAATCTGACTAATGATCTGTCTATAGGGCTTCGTACCCCCATGAAGGAAGCTGAACAACTCAAAGAAATATATGGCTGCGCACTGTCATCGATGATTGATAAAGATCAGTCTATTGAGGTGCCCAGTGTGGGAGGGCGTACCCCACGAAAGCTTTCCCGCAAGGTTATGGGGGAAATTCTTGAGCCGCGAATTGAAGAGATGCTGAGTCTGGTCAACAGAGAGATGAATATGATAGCTCAGAATGAAACGCGTTATAAGGATTATGCCACCTCGGGCCTTGTTCTTACCGGTGGCACTGCTTTGTTAGAGAATATTCAGGAGCTGGCCGAGCAGATATTTGATCTGCCGGTGAGGATAGGTGTACCTTTCGGTATTGGTGGAGTGACAGATATAGTAAAAACACCACAATGTGCTACCGGAGTGGGGTTGGTTAAGTATGGTATTGGCAAAAAAGATGAGTTTGCCCAGAGAAGAAAAAATAAAAAAATGATGGGTAAATTTAGTAGCCAAATCAAAGGTATTTTCGGTAAGATGTTCTAACCTGAACTAGAGTAATTTTGAGTGGAAAATGAAAGTTAAATTTCGAAATATAAGCGGGCACAATTTGACAGA from Desulfobulbaceae bacterium encodes the following:
- the ftsA gene encoding cell division protein FtsA, which produces MGQDQTELIVGLDIGTTKICAIVGEASGNKVDIVGVGIHPSIGLRKGVVVNIESTVRSITKAVEEAEMMAGCEITTVYVGIAGSHIKGFNSHGLIAIQHDEICRNDIERVVEAARAVPIPPDQKIIHVLPQNFTVDDHTGIQDPNGMTGVRLEANVHIVTGSATAIHNIVKCCNRAGLEVASVVLEPLASATAVLTNEEMELGVGLLDIGGGTSDLAIFSEGAIKHTYVLGLGGQNLTNDLSIGLRTPMKEAEQLKEIYGCALSSMIDKDQSIEVPSVGGRTPRKLSRKVMGEILEPRIEEMLSLVNREMNMIAQNETRYKDYATSGLVLTGGTALLENIQELAEQIFDLPVRIGVPFGIGGVTDIVKTPQCATGVGLVKYGIGKKDEFAQRRKNKKMMGKFSSQIKGIFGKMF